In a single window of the Manis pentadactyla isolate mManPen7 chromosome 14, mManPen7.hap1, whole genome shotgun sequence genome:
- the LOC130680848 gene encoding nucleoporin p54, whose amino-acid sequence MAFNFGAPSGTSGTAAASAAPAGGFGGFGTTSTTAGSAFSFSAPTNTGTTGLFGGTQNKGFGFGTGFGTTGTSTGLGTGLGTGLGFGGFNTQQQQTTLGGLFSQPAQAPTQSNQLINTASALSAPTLLGDERDAILAKWNQLQAFWGTGKGYFNNNIPPVDFTQENPFCRFKAVGYSCMPNNKEEDGLVVLVFNKKETDIRSQQQQLVESLHKVLGGNQTLTVNVEGIKTLPDDQTEVVIYVVERSPNGTSRRVPTTTLYAHFEQTNIKTQLQQLGVTLSMTRTELSPAQIKQLLQNPPAGVDPIIWEQAKVDNPDSEKLIPVPMVGFKELLRRLKVQDQMTKQHQTRLEIISEDISELQKNQTTTMAKIAQYKRKLMDLSHRTLQVLIKQEIQRKSGYAIQADEEQLRVQLDTIQCELNAPTQFKGRLNELMSQIRMQNHFGAVKSEERYYIDADLLQEIKQHLKQQQEGLSHLISIIKDDLEDIKLVEHGLNETIHIRGGVFS is encoded by the coding sequence ATGGCCTTCAACTTTGGGGCTCCGTCGGGTACCTCGGGCACCGCTGCAGCCTCCGCGGCCCCCGCGGGTGGATTTGGAGGATTCGGGACAACATCTACCACAGCAGGTTCTGCATTCAGCTTTTCTGCTCCAACCAACACAGGCACTACAGGACTCTTTGGTGGCACTCAGAACAAGGGTTTTGGATTTGGTACTGGTTTTGGCACAACTGGAACTAGTACTGGTTTGGGTACTGGTTTGGGAACTGGACTGGGATTTGGAGGATTTAACACACAGCAGCAGCAAACTACATTAGGTGGTCTCTTCAGTCAGCCTGCACAAGCTCCTACCCAGTCCAACCAACTGATAAATACTGCAAGTGCTCTTTCTGCTCCAACGTTAttgggagatgagagagatgctATTTTGGCAAAATGGAATCAGCTACAGGCCTTTTGGGGAACAGGAAAAGGATACTTTAACAATAACATTCCACCAGTGGACTTCACACAAGAAAATCCTTTTTGCCGATTTAAGGCAGTAGGTTATAGTTGTATGCCCAATAACAAAGAAGAAGATGGGCTAGTGGTtttagttttcaacaaaaaagaaacagatattCGAAGCCAGCAACAGCAGTTGGTAGAATCATTGCATAAGGTTTTGGGAGGAAACCAGACGCTTACTGTAAATGTAGAAGGTATTAAAACATTGCCAGATGACCAGACGGAAGTGGTCATTTATGTTGTTGAGCGTTCTCCAAATGGTACTTCAAGAAGAGTCCCAACTACAACATTATATGCCCATTTTGAACAAACCAATATAAAAACACAGTTGCAGCAACTTGGTGTAACCCTTTCTATGACTAGAACAGAACTTTCTCCTGCACAGATCAAACAGCTTTTACAGAATCCTCCTGCTGGTGTTGATCCTATTATCTGGGAACAAGCCAAGGTGGATAACCCTGATTCTGAAAAGTTAATTCCTGTACCAATGGTGGGTTTCAAAGAACTCCTTCGAAGACTGAAGGTTCAAGATCAGATGACTAAGCAGCATCAAACCAGATTAGAAATCATATCTGAAGATATTAGTGAACTGCAGAAGAATCAAACTACAACTATGGCCAAAATTGCACAATACAAGAGGAAACTCATGGACCTTTCCCACAGAACCTTACAGGTCCTAATCAAACAGGAAATTCAGAGGAAGAGTGGGTATGCCATCCAAGCTGATGAAGAGCAGTTGCGAGTTCAACTAGATACAATTCAGTGTGAACTAAATGCACCTACTCAGTTTAAGGGCCGACTAAATGAACTGATGTCTCAAATCAGAATGCAGAATCATTTTGGAGCAGTCAAATCGGAAGAAAGATACTACATAGATGCAGATCTGTTACAAGAAATCAAGCAGCATTTGAAACAACAACAGGAAGGCCTTAGCCACTTGATTAGCATCATAAAAGATGATTTAGAAGATATAAAGTTGGTAGAACATGGATTGAATGAAACTATCCACATCAGAGGTGGTGTATTTAGTTGA